The following nucleotide sequence is from Luteolibacter sp. Y139.
AAGTTCTTCGTGGATGGCGAGGCGTTTCCTTCGACGATCGGCACCGGTAGCGAGGACTACATCGGCTATGCGTGGGCTGCGGATCCGCCCTTCATCACTTTCAACAGTCCCTCGGCTTCGGTGTCGCGGATCAACCCCGATGCGCAGCAGGACACTTCGGTGTGCCGCTTTCATCTTTGCGATGACGTTCCTTTCGAAAAGGGCTTCCAAGGTTTTATGGAGGTGATGCCGAACCGCGATTGCCGGCCGGCGATTTACGAGGCGTGCGTGTATTGGTACGGAGATTCTAGTAGTGCGAATCCGTATGCTGCCGTGCCGATTGCACAGCGTCGCCACTTGCGCCCGTCCCGTGAGATGAGTCACGTGCTGCCGTCCACTTTCGAGATCATCAAGCCGGGGCCGGGATTGATTGAAGGCGAGAGTATGAATGTGCTTCGCACTGGGTCGGGACGCCATTGGGTGCAGGACATGGGCGGCTTTCCTGATGGCACCTGGAGTGGCGACGCGCATCTCATCTGGACCGAGGGCAAGGCCGGCGATGAGATCGAGATTGAGTTTCCGGTGGGCAAGTCGGGTCGGCAGGAACTTGTCGTGGCTTTCTCGAAGGCTCCTGACTATGGCGTCTTCACGATTTCCGTGGATGGTCAACCGCTTGGAAAGGAGTTCGACTTCTTCGACGACAAGGTGACCAGCACCGGAGAGATTTCGCTAGGAGACTTCAACCTGACCGCAGGCAAGCACGTGCTGACGGCGAAGGCCGTTGGCCGGAATCCGAAATCGCGGCCCGGTGCCACGGGCGCACACGTGTTCGGCTTGGACTACGTCAGGATCAAAGAAGCGAAGCAATGACCATCGCACCCGTTCCGGATCATCACGATCCACAGTCATGAGCAGCATGCCTTCACCCATTGTCGGAGCCATCGAAGCCGGTGGCACCAAGTTCGTATGCGCCGTCGGCAGTGGCCCGGGCGAGGGGATCCTTGCCCGTGCGCGCTTTGACAGCGGTGACAACCCGGCGCGGCTGATGCGCGAGGTGGTGGACTGGTTCCTCGAACAGCAGGACCAGCACGGCGAACTAGCCGGACTCGGCTTCGCTTCCTTCGGTCCGCTGGACCTTGAGGAGGATTCCCCCACGTACGGATACATCACGACCACGCCGAAGAAGGGCTGGCAGCATGCCGATCTCGTGGGTCCTCTCCGCCGTGCCTTCCCGGGCGTGCCGACGATCGTCGACACCGATGTCAATGGCGCGGCCCTCGGCGAGGCTCGCTGGGGGGCAGCCGCGGACCTTGAGGATTTCGTCTATGTCACCGCAGGCACCGGCATCGGCGGCGGCGGTATGGCGCGGGGGCGATTGCTGCACGGCCTGGTGCATCCGGAGATGGGTCACATGGGGCTGCCGTGCATCGATGGTGATGACTTCGAAGGCGCGTGTCCGTTTCACGGACGCTGCTGGGAAGGCCTGTGTTCCGGGCCGGCGATCGCCAAGCGCGTCGGGATGCCGGCGGAATCGTTGCCGCCCGATCATCCGGCGTGGGATCTAACGGCGCGCTACATGGCGCATGCACTGGTCAATCTCACGTGCGTGCTTTCGCCACGGCGGATCATCCTCGGTGGCAGCGTGCGGAAGGCGGGTCGCTTGGGCGAAGAGGCGTTCTTCGCGAAAGTCCGTACTGCTTTCAGGGATGTACTTGCAGGTTATATCGCTTCTCCCTCCTTGGATGAAAGAGGCATCGGGGACTACATCGTTCCACCGGTGCTCGGCGACGATGCGGGTGTTTGCGGTGCCATTGCCTTGGCACAATCGGTCGCGAAGACCACCCCCAATGCTGAACGATCCCGCAGAGGGTCGATCGGCACGTCCGTTGGCTGAACAGCTCCTGACCTCA
It contains:
- a CDS encoding ROK family protein, whose amino-acid sequence is MSSMPSPIVGAIEAGGTKFVCAVGSGPGEGILARARFDSGDNPARLMREVVDWFLEQQDQHGELAGLGFASFGPLDLEEDSPTYGYITTTPKKGWQHADLVGPLRRAFPGVPTIVDTDVNGAALGEARWGAAADLEDFVYVTAGTGIGGGGMARGRLLHGLVHPEMGHMGLPCIDGDDFEGACPFHGRCWEGLCSGPAIAKRVGMPAESLPPDHPAWDLTARYMAHALVNLTCVLSPRRIILGGSVRKAGRLGEEAFFAKVRTAFRDVLAGYIASPSLDERGIGDYIVPPVLGDDAGVCGAIALAQSVAKTTPNAERSRRGSIGTSVG